The Leptospira levettii genome has a segment encoding these proteins:
- the plsX gene encoding phosphate acyltransferase PlsX: protein MWVAVDAMSGDYGPEGIVEGAVLAVREFGLSVSLVGDEQELLDILLKFDYDTEKIRVIHSTEIIGMNDSPSIAVRAMEDSSVVKAVRLVADKECIGVFSPGNTGATMAAALLHLGRLPGVLRPPIAAHIPREEGPPVLLLDAGANVDCKPEYLAQFAVMGEIYAKELFGIKSPKVGILSNGEEDKKGNTVSVKTFDLLKKIPFNFVGNVEGRDLYGSGREVDVVVCDGFIGNIVLKATEGLAKSIFNVLRNSIRQSSLAQTGALLLKSTFTAVKKRLDYAEYGGALLLGVEGICMIGHGSSNALAVKNAVRVISECAKHGINERIRERLGEYKNILGDSH from the coding sequence ATGTGGGTCGCCGTGGACGCGATGAGCGGAGATTACGGCCCTGAAGGTATCGTCGAGGGCGCGGTACTGGCAGTACGAGAATTCGGACTGTCTGTTTCGCTCGTTGGCGATGAACAAGAGTTACTTGATATCCTGTTAAAATTCGATTATGACACTGAAAAAATCCGTGTCATACATTCTACTGAGATCATCGGTATGAATGATTCTCCATCCATAGCAGTCCGCGCTATGGAGGATTCTTCCGTAGTAAAAGCAGTTCGTTTAGTAGCAGATAAAGAATGTATCGGTGTGTTTTCTCCAGGAAACACTGGCGCTACTATGGCCGCTGCATTATTACACCTTGGTCGCCTACCCGGAGTTTTACGACCTCCCATTGCAGCTCATATCCCAAGAGAGGAAGGCCCCCCCGTACTTCTGTTAGATGCTGGTGCAAATGTTGACTGCAAACCAGAATACTTAGCACAATTCGCAGTAATGGGTGAGATTTATGCAAAAGAACTCTTTGGAATCAAAAGTCCAAAAGTCGGAATCCTATCCAACGGGGAAGAAGACAAAAAAGGAAATACAGTTTCTGTCAAAACCTTTGATCTCCTAAAAAAAATTCCCTTTAACTTTGTCGGTAATGTGGAAGGCCGTGATTTATATGGCAGTGGAAGAGAAGTAGATGTTGTCGTATGCGATGGTTTTATTGGAAACATAGTTCTGAAAGCCACTGAAGGACTTGCAAAATCGATATTTAATGTCTTACGAAATTCGATTAGACAATCTAGTCTTGCCCAAACAGGTGCACTCCTTTTAAAATCTACATTTACTGCAGTGAAAAAACGTTTAGATTATGCTGAATACGGTGGAGCACTTCTGTTAGGTGTGGAAGGGATTTGTATGATTGGACATGGTTCTTCCAATGCACTTGCAGTCAAAAATGCAGTGAGAGTCATTTCAGAGTGTGCCAAACATGGTATCAATGAAAGGATTCGAGAACGTTTGGGAGAATACAAAAATATTTTAGGAGATTCTCACTAA
- the cmk gene encoding (d)CMP kinase codes for MSLQSIENVIAIDGPAGSGKSTLARMIATKLGYHYLDSGAFYRALTFAIWEKFQTTGEDESKFPFFTEKLADACLLEKDEVEFGFSVSQIPVHCELSAQGENVMFLGERDISHEIRDPEITKKIRYIAPRRAFREILNRHIREFARTHKLVMDGRDIGTEVFPKSKFKFFLTASVEVRAKRRYDELVAKGFKADLNHIKEEIVARDESDTTRTVAPLKQASDAILIDTSTLDTETVLNTILSKVSPSGQI; via the coding sequence ATGAGTTTACAATCGATTGAAAATGTAATCGCGATTGATGGGCCAGCAGGTTCCGGAAAAAGTACCCTTGCCCGAATGATCGCCACCAAATTGGGATACCATTATTTAGATTCAGGGGCATTCTACCGTGCGCTAACCTTTGCTATTTGGGAAAAATTCCAAACGACTGGTGAAGACGAATCTAAATTTCCATTTTTCACAGAGAAACTAGCTGATGCCTGCCTCTTGGAAAAGGACGAAGTAGAATTCGGATTCTCCGTGTCCCAAATCCCCGTACATTGTGAACTCTCTGCCCAAGGCGAAAACGTCATGTTCCTCGGAGAAAGGGACATAAGCCATGAAATCCGTGATCCCGAGATCACAAAAAAAATCCGTTACATTGCCCCTAGGCGTGCGTTCCGGGAAATCCTAAACCGCCATATCCGTGAATTTGCCAGAACTCACAAACTTGTGATGGATGGGCGGGACATTGGGACCGAAGTGTTCCCAAAGTCCAAATTTAAATTTTTTCTCACTGCCTCTGTGGAAGTCAGGGCCAAACGCCGATACGATGAATTAGTTGCTAAGGGCTTCAAAGCCGACTTAAACCACATCAAAGAGGAAATTGTGGCAAGGGACGAAAGTGACACCACCCGTACTGTTGCTCCACTGAAACAAGCTTCGGACGCAATCCTGATTGACACGAGCACCCTCGACACAGAAACTGTCCTAAATACTATCCTGTCCAAGGTTTCACCCTCTGGGCAAATCTAA
- a CDS encoding 30S ribosomal protein S1 yields the protein MNSTNPSSPKNETTSFGELLEKWESQSQAQEQENSAGKGTLIEGTVVDVIGDTVFLDIGEKLEARVSREDFSETPKRGEKVSAIIKKRVDGYCVLSKKEADQRVGWETIKDASQNGYPLSGKIVGEVKNKGYLVESEGIQLFLPASHVGVRFKESTEGGKEFSFKIIELNEKTRTGVVSRKTLLDEINGEKWEELLGKVKVGDKVTGKVVKIANFGVFLSVYDVVGLLRQNDISYKKFAPFKQYFNIGAEVEVIVLEIDKENNKLSLGIKQLYEDPWAWAKKELEKGMVVRGIVTSLTNFGAFVELKEGLEGLIHTTELSWAKKPPHPKDVLKKGQEVDSEILDIDFEARRLSLGLKQLLPNPWEALSANVRAGNVLEGKITGITKYGAFVEVESGIEGLIHISDITWDEKEKNPLNLLKKGQSVQYKILDVNLDAQRISCGLKQLSEHPYEALRKKYPPGTLVEGRVKSIVSFGVFVEVEPGYEGLVHISEIPDGRNIKLEDLYKVGDSVRTVVVKIEPNNKKISLSIKDFDKAVEREEMAKYMKEDNQPSRESIGSFMNLNQNR from the coding sequence TTGAATTCAACCAACCCATCCTCCCCCAAAAATGAGACCACTTCCTTCGGCGAATTATTAGAGAAGTGGGAATCGCAGTCACAAGCACAAGAACAAGAGAACTCCGCAGGAAAAGGCACCCTGATTGAAGGGACTGTAGTCGATGTCATCGGTGACACTGTTTTCCTAGATATTGGAGAAAAATTAGAAGCTCGTGTTTCTCGTGAAGACTTCTCTGAAACGCCAAAACGTGGTGAGAAAGTCAGTGCGATCATCAAAAAGCGGGTCGATGGATATTGTGTCCTCTCCAAAAAAGAGGCGGACCAAAGAGTTGGTTGGGAAACCATCAAAGATGCAAGCCAAAACGGATACCCACTCTCCGGCAAAATTGTCGGTGAAGTGAAAAACAAAGGTTACCTCGTAGAAAGTGAAGGAATTCAATTATTCCTACCAGCTTCTCATGTAGGAGTTCGATTTAAGGAATCCACGGAAGGTGGAAAAGAGTTTTCATTCAAAATCATCGAACTCAATGAGAAAACGAGAACAGGTGTTGTGTCTCGTAAAACCCTCCTCGACGAAATCAACGGCGAAAAGTGGGAAGAACTCCTTGGCAAAGTAAAAGTGGGAGACAAGGTAACAGGAAAGGTTGTGAAAATAGCAAACTTTGGTGTTTTCCTCTCGGTTTACGATGTAGTAGGACTTCTTCGCCAAAACGATATCTCTTATAAAAAATTTGCTCCTTTCAAACAATACTTCAACATCGGTGCAGAAGTCGAAGTGATTGTCCTTGAGATTGATAAGGAAAACAACAAACTCTCCCTTGGCATCAAACAATTGTATGAAGATCCATGGGCTTGGGCGAAAAAAGAACTCGAAAAAGGTATGGTGGTACGAGGGATCGTTACTTCTCTTACGAACTTCGGTGCTTTCGTAGAACTCAAAGAAGGTTTAGAAGGTCTTATCCATACAACTGAACTTTCTTGGGCTAAAAAACCACCACATCCAAAAGATGTTTTGAAAAAAGGCCAAGAAGTTGACTCTGAAATTTTAGACATTGATTTCGAAGCTAGACGTTTGTCCCTCGGACTCAAACAACTCCTTCCTAACCCTTGGGAAGCTCTTTCTGCGAATGTTCGTGCAGGAAATGTTCTCGAAGGTAAAATCACTGGTATCACAAAATACGGTGCTTTCGTAGAAGTAGAAAGTGGAATTGAAGGACTGATTCATATCTCTGACATCACTTGGGATGAAAAAGAAAAGAACCCGTTAAACCTCCTCAAAAAAGGCCAATCGGTTCAATACAAAATCCTAGATGTAAACCTAGATGCACAACGCATTAGCTGTGGATTAAAACAACTTTCTGAGCATCCTTATGAAGCTCTTCGCAAAAAATACCCACCAGGTACTCTTGTGGAAGGTCGTGTGAAATCCATCGTTAGTTTTGGGGTGTTTGTGGAAGTAGAACCTGGTTATGAAGGTCTTGTTCACATCTCTGAAATCCCAGATGGTCGTAACATCAAGTTAGAAGACCTTTACAAAGTAGGTGATTCTGTTCGCACTGTTGTGGTAAAAATTGAACCTAACAACAAAAAGATCTCCCTCTCGATCAAAGACTTTGATAAAGCTGTAGAAAGAGAAGAGATGGCTAAATACATGAAGGAAGACAACCAACCTTCACGTGAATCCATCGGATCTTTTATGAATTTAAACCAAAACCGATAG
- the hisG gene encoding ATP phosphoribosyltransferase — protein MLTLALPKGRLAEETALLLKSKGWLKNLPSEGSKELTYVSEDKRIRLLFVRSQDVCTYVEEAAADAGIVGWDILREGGFDLIAPVDLKLGACRLSLASFPDFDLFAKRSKVRVATKYPNLTREYFFSKGISCEIIKLYGSIELAPIVGLSDCIVDLVSTGGTLKANGLKEFESILYSTARLVSNRSSFYHKHAELRSLIESLEN, from the coding sequence ATGTTAACTTTGGCTCTCCCGAAAGGTAGGCTTGCCGAAGAAACTGCTCTTCTTTTGAAATCCAAAGGATGGCTAAAAAACCTGCCATCTGAGGGTTCTAAAGAACTTACCTACGTCTCTGAAGACAAAAGAATCCGTCTATTATTTGTTAGATCACAAGATGTCTGCACCTATGTGGAAGAAGCCGCAGCGGATGCTGGGATTGTTGGTTGGGACATTTTAAGGGAAGGTGGATTTGACTTAATTGCACCTGTGGATCTCAAATTAGGTGCTTGTAGGTTATCTCTTGCTTCCTTCCCCGACTTTGACTTATTTGCCAAACGTTCCAAAGTGCGAGTGGCAACCAAATACCCGAATCTCACACGGGAGTATTTTTTTTCCAAAGGTATTTCCTGCGAAATCATCAAATTATATGGGTCGATAGAACTTGCGCCCATTGTTGGACTTTCCGATTGTATTGTCGACCTAGTGTCCACTGGTGGCACCCTAAAAGCCAATGGACTCAAAGAATTTGAGTCCATTTTGTATAGTACAGCCCGTTTGGTCAGCAATCGTTCCTCTTTTTATCACAAACACGCCGAATTACGGTCTCTTATCGAGAGCCTAGAAAATTAA
- the fabG gene encoding 3-oxoacyl-ACP reductase FabG → MISLSGKTAIVTGGARGIGKATCLKLASLGANIVVADMNPEATNATAEELKSKGYKAIAVVANVSVEEDAQKLIDTAKKEFGSVDILVNNAGITRDTLLMRMKKEQWDAVIAVNLTGTYLCTQAAIKVMMKQENGGSIINLSSISGENGNIGQTNYSASKAGVIGFTKAVALEMASRKVRCNAIAPGFIATEMTEAIPENIRHGMVQAIPLKRAGLPEDIANGIAFLASDASSFITGHILDINGGGFLPGGGH, encoded by the coding sequence ATGATCAGTTTATCAGGGAAAACAGCCATCGTCACAGGTGGTGCAAGAGGAATCGGAAAGGCAACTTGTTTGAAACTCGCATCTCTAGGTGCAAACATTGTTGTCGCAGATATGAACCCAGAAGCAACCAATGCAACTGCGGAAGAACTTAAATCCAAAGGTTACAAAGCGATTGCAGTCGTTGCCAACGTATCTGTGGAAGAAGATGCTCAAAAATTAATTGATACAGCAAAAAAAGAATTTGGATCTGTAGACATCCTTGTGAATAACGCAGGTATCACTCGAGATACTCTCCTTATGAGAATGAAAAAAGAGCAGTGGGATGCGGTGATTGCTGTTAACCTAACAGGGACTTATCTTTGTACACAAGCTGCGATTAAAGTGATGATGAAACAAGAAAATGGTGGATCCATCATTAATTTATCTTCTATCTCTGGTGAAAATGGAAACATTGGACAAACAAACTACTCTGCTTCTAAAGCAGGTGTGATTGGTTTCACAAAAGCTGTGGCTCTTGAGATGGCATCTAGAAAAGTTCGTTGTAATGCAATTGCTCCAGGTTTTATTGCAACAGAAATGACAGAAGCAATTCCAGAAAATATCAGACATGGTATGGTACAAGCGATCCCATTAAAACGTGCTGGTCTTCCTGAAGACATTGCAAACGGAATTGCCTTCCTCGCTTCCGATGCATCTTCCTTTATCACAGGTCATATCCTTGATATCAATGGTGGCGGATTTTTACCAGGTGGCGGTCACTAA
- the aroA gene encoding 3-phosphoshikimate 1-carboxyvinyltransferase → MLQPQFKLNAKKEIYVPGDKSISHRSVLFCALSQGKSEIHGFLEGEDPLHTLHCFESMGLSVSSLGKGSYTVISPGKENLQSPQGVLDFGNAGTGIRLSAGLLSGLPQIQATLTGDASLCKRPMARIMNPLKEMGADIRSVEGNDKAPLFIQGKQLKDYSYKSPIASAQIKSALVLAALSSGISIDYQESEVSRDHTENMIRFLGGNIIHHSPIHFTVKPPYVFEGAKYVIPGDISSAAFFIVFGLCGGGSEPLLIKNIGLNPSRIGIITVLQNMGGKIEIVAKRVECGEEIGDLLIFPSKLKRTVITEDLIPSIIDEIPILTVAGLFSEGGFQISHAEELRAKESDRIHSMVSNLEKLGIHVNEVKDGYEFGEVTSIQKTKIETFMDHRIAMSFAILSKLTGVDLTFDDTSWVDTSFPGFFEILKSM, encoded by the coding sequence ATGTTGCAGCCACAATTCAAATTAAATGCGAAAAAAGAAATTTATGTCCCAGGTGATAAGTCGATCTCACATCGTTCTGTGCTTTTTTGCGCCCTCTCCCAAGGGAAATCCGAAATCCATGGCTTTTTAGAAGGGGAAGACCCTCTTCATACCTTACATTGTTTTGAATCGATGGGACTTTCTGTCTCTTCCCTCGGAAAGGGAAGTTACACAGTCATAAGCCCTGGCAAAGAGAATCTCCAGTCTCCCCAAGGGGTTTTGGATTTTGGGAATGCGGGGACAGGGATTCGACTCTCTGCAGGTTTGCTATCAGGTCTCCCACAAATACAAGCAACACTGACAGGAGATGCCTCTCTTTGCAAACGACCTATGGCTCGGATCATGAACCCATTAAAAGAGATGGGAGCTGACATTCGTTCTGTTGAAGGAAACGATAAGGCACCACTTTTTATCCAAGGAAAACAACTAAAAGACTATTCCTATAAGAGTCCTATTGCTTCGGCACAAATTAAAAGTGCTCTTGTCCTTGCCGCTTTATCTTCTGGTATCTCGATTGATTATCAAGAATCAGAAGTATCGAGAGACCATACTGAAAATATGATTCGTTTCCTTGGCGGAAACATCATCCACCATTCCCCGATTCACTTTACAGTCAAACCTCCCTATGTTTTTGAAGGGGCAAAGTATGTGATCCCTGGTGATATTTCGAGTGCTGCATTTTTCATTGTGTTTGGTTTATGTGGGGGAGGGAGTGAACCTCTTCTCATCAAAAATATAGGACTCAATCCATCTCGGATTGGAATCATCACAGTTTTACAAAACATGGGTGGTAAAATTGAAATTGTCGCCAAACGAGTGGAATGTGGGGAAGAAATAGGTGACTTACTCATTTTCCCATCAAAACTCAAACGTACAGTGATTACTGAAGATTTAATTCCTTCCATCATTGATGAAATTCCCATTTTAACCGTTGCTGGGCTTTTTTCAGAAGGTGGATTTCAAATTTCTCATGCAGAAGAACTGAGAGCTAAAGAATCAGACCGGATTCATTCTATGGTTTCCAATTTGGAAAAGTTAGGTATCCATGTGAATGAAGTAAAGGATGGATACGAGTTTGGTGAAGTTACCTCCATCCAAAAAACAAAAATCGAAACCTTTATGGACCACCGCATAGCGATGAGTTTTGCGATCCTTTCTAAACTTACTGGTGTAGATTTGACATTTGATGATACAAGTTGGGTTGACACAAGTTTCCCAGGATTTTTTGAAATACTAAAATCCATGTAA
- a CDS encoding histidine kinase dimerization/phosphoacceptor domain -containing protein yields the protein MKVRNRNLDPERIADFESFRSGILEKIVKNSPLQKILNEIVSGIETLNPSLICTIVLIENSKIKIGAAPSLPKIYNDAIEGLSIGPEVGSCGTAAYTGKRIIVEDISKSPLWKNYKDIALSVGLCSCWSEPIRSHTEEVVGTFAMYHREIVSPTEFDIFIISETADLVSIAIEKSITSTKLLESEKRFRDFFEKNSSVILIIDPVSGKILNANESATSFYGYSHDTLIQMNLGDLNFTNHNHSEEKNINLFDQNKSASSFSHQLASGKIKQVEIFSTPIESNHRTVLFSIIHDVTERKIAEEKVNALLSEKEMILREVHHRIKNNMTILNNLLELQANSHENETVKTSLKEATSRIKTMSVLYDKLYTEKDNNELPLKEYLEPLTNEIISLFPYPVQLNLNIANLKLTTDQLRAIGIITNELLTNSMKYSRNTENKLEIQIKVWQEEDYFYLFIGDNGNGFNFQLANSENQGFGLSLVTMLTKQIHGDLSFNGDKHTEYKFKFPYQKPGSV from the coding sequence GTGAAAGTTCGAAATCGTAATCTGGATCCAGAACGAATTGCTGACTTTGAAAGTTTCCGGAGTGGCATTCTGGAAAAAATTGTCAAAAATTCACCCTTACAAAAAATTTTAAACGAAATCGTCTCAGGGATTGAGACACTGAACCCTTCTCTCATTTGTACCATTGTTCTCATTGAAAATTCAAAAATTAAAATTGGTGCCGCCCCTTCTCTTCCCAAAATTTATAACGATGCAATTGAAGGGCTTTCGATTGGTCCTGAAGTTGGGTCTTGTGGTACAGCAGCTTACACTGGAAAACGAATCATTGTAGAAGATATTAGTAAAAGCCCTCTTTGGAAAAATTACAAGGACATTGCACTGAGTGTTGGACTTTGTTCCTGTTGGTCTGAACCAATTCGATCTCACACAGAGGAAGTTGTGGGAACGTTTGCTATGTACCATCGAGAGATTGTTAGCCCCACCGAATTTGATATTTTTATCATTTCGGAAACGGCTGATTTAGTAAGTATCGCAATTGAAAAATCTATCACTTCCACAAAACTTTTGGAAAGTGAAAAACGATTCCGTGACTTCTTTGAAAAAAATTCATCGGTGATCCTAATCATTGATCCAGTTTCAGGAAAGATATTAAATGCAAATGAGTCTGCGACTTCTTTTTATGGTTATTCTCACGATACACTCATCCAAATGAATTTGGGTGACTTAAATTTTACAAACCACAATCATTCCGAAGAAAAAAACATCAATTTGTTTGACCAAAACAAAAGTGCTTCCTCTTTCTCTCACCAATTAGCATCTGGCAAAATCAAACAAGTTGAGATTTTTTCAACTCCGATTGAATCCAACCACCGCACTGTTTTATTTTCTATCATACATGATGTCACAGAACGAAAAATTGCAGAAGAAAAAGTAAATGCATTACTTTCAGAAAAAGAAATGATACTACGTGAAGTTCATCACCGTATCAAAAACAATATGACTATTTTGAACAATTTATTAGAGTTACAAGCAAACTCCCATGAAAATGAAACTGTCAAAACATCTCTGAAAGAAGCAACAAGCCGAATTAAAACAATGTCTGTTTTATATGATAAACTTTATACGGAAAAAGATAACAATGAATTACCATTAAAGGAATACTTAGAACCACTCACAAACGAAATCATATCCTTGTTCCCTTATCCCGTACAATTAAATCTAAATATCGCAAATCTCAAATTGACCACAGACCAACTACGTGCGATAGGGATCATCACAAATGAATTATTAACCAATAGTATGAAATATTCCAGGAATACGGAAAACAAACTCGAAATTCAAATCAAAGTATGGCAGGAAGAAGATTATTTTTATTTGTTCATTGGCGATAACGGTAATGGATTTAATTTTCAACTAGCCAATTCCGAAAACCAAGGGTTTGGTCTCAGTTTAGTCACCATGTTAACAAAACAAATCCATGGAGATCTATCATTTAATGGTGACAAACACACTGAGTACAAATTCAAATTTCCATACCAAAAACCAGGATCAGTTTGA
- the rpmF gene encoding 50S ribosomal protein L32: protein MAVPKRRKSKSKVRTKRAHHAIGKPNLNPCSNCGSFVLSHRVCPYCGFYKGKLVVAQKVKKTTEDN, encoded by the coding sequence ATGGCAGTCCCAAAGAGACGTAAATCAAAATCGAAAGTTAGAACAAAAAGAGCCCATCATGCGATTGGCAAACCTAACTTAAACCCGTGTTCCAATTGTGGATCATTTGTTCTGTCCCACCGTGTATGCCCTTATTGCGGTTTTTATAAGGGTAAACTCGTAGTCGCTCAAAAAGTTAAAAAAACGACCGAAGATAACTAA
- a CDS encoding DUF6272 family protein: MSFVCLPNPIFQTNVLTDFSPIHLNSQSNSNQTNDEKNLLLQGNIYYHSQLSISVSAADMVFYWKRCDVLSNFISQFYFHSFESKQLDKNTISTVINELVENAAKYSDKEESKIQIEVKDLGNQLRIEVKNKITPWMKAIFENKIQTIQTHDINDLYFEALEAHHKGIPNFGLGLLRLLKDYKLPLAYEFTKLERNEFEITMRAHLFISETHTH; encoded by the coding sequence ATGTCATTTGTTTGTTTACCCAATCCAATATTTCAAACTAACGTTCTTACCGATTTCTCACCCATTCATTTGAATTCTCAATCGAATTCCAATCAAACAAATGATGAGAAAAATTTATTATTACAAGGAAACATTTATTACCATAGCCAACTTTCCATTTCAGTTTCTGCAGCTGACATGGTATTTTACTGGAAACGATGTGATGTTTTGTCCAATTTCATTTCTCAATTTTACTTTCACTCTTTCGAATCAAAACAACTTGATAAAAATACGATTTCAACGGTGATCAATGAACTAGTTGAAAATGCTGCAAAATATTCCGACAAAGAAGAAAGTAAAATCCAAATAGAGGTTAAGGACTTAGGAAACCAACTGAGGATCGAAGTAAAAAATAAAATCACTCCATGGATGAAGGCAATTTTTGAAAACAAAATTCAGACTATCCAAACACATGATATCAATGATTTATATTTCGAAGCACTCGAAGCACATCATAAAGGGATTCCAAATTTTGGATTAGGATTGTTACGTTTGCTTAAGGATTACAAGCTCCCTCTCGCTTATGAGTTTACAAAACTAGAAAGGAATGAATTTGAAATCACAATGAGAGCTCATCTTTTCATTTCTGAAACGCATACTCATTAA
- a CDS encoding tetratricopeptide repeat protein: protein MDKFHKKNIIEQKKQAELIEKDEFADFEGSKAELVFLKFTHFLSKNRKSVFISLASAIIVLAGVIGFFEYRQYLFEKETVTLEDLKLTHQKANVSLDAQIQSLEVFLQNQSTGRMELRVWKDLSKLYAEKGEFGKAGAYLEDAAKKIDTPKEIKALYFYIAGNYREREKNNAKSLENYKIAATVVEPARELNGFKAWSYYQAGRLSYLTGDKQGAKQFLEKALKLDGAESGEDVKLLASYLLLKLGKN, encoded by the coding sequence ATGGATAAGTTTCATAAGAAGAACATCATCGAACAAAAAAAACAAGCCGAACTCATCGAAAAGGATGAGTTCGCTGATTTTGAAGGTTCAAAAGCGGAACTTGTTTTTTTAAAGTTCACACATTTTTTATCTAAAAATCGTAAGTCTGTTTTTATCAGCCTCGCATCTGCTATCATTGTGTTAGCTGGTGTGATTGGTTTTTTTGAGTACAGACAATATCTTTTTGAAAAAGAAACGGTTACCTTAGAAGACCTCAAACTCACGCACCAAAAAGCAAATGTTAGTTTGGATGCACAAATCCAAAGTTTGGAAGTATTTTTACAAAACCAAAGTACCGGTAGAATGGAACTTCGAGTTTGGAAAGACCTTTCCAAACTGTATGCAGAAAAAGGTGAGTTTGGTAAGGCAGGTGCTTATTTAGAAGATGCGGCGAAAAAAATCGACACTCCTAAAGAAATCAAAGCACTCTATTTCTATATTGCTGGTAACTACCGGGAACGGGAAAAAAACAACGCAAAGTCTTTAGAAAATTATAAAATCGCTGCAACAGTAGTGGAACCTGCTCGTGAACTCAATGGCTTTAAAGCATGGTCTTATTACCAAGCAGGTAGATTGTCTTATCTAACTGGAGACAAACAAGGAGCAAAACAATTCCTAGAAAAAGCACTCAAACTTGATGGTGCAGAATCTGGTGAAGATGTAAAACTCCTTGCAAGTTATTTACTCCTTAAACTCGGGAAAAACTAA
- a CDS encoding helix-turn-helix domain-containing protein produces the protein MDLFFQTHFESLNFFLLFSTLLAFLYAVGEFFSYHKNRKQILLGIIFLGTSYHLFNLYLVSSGHIDSFYPMYLTNLPMIACLGVLLDEYFLIVLEGKFRSFRRLSYRLVPILISFLLIIGWNLWNHTNDLLRQSHGENPYLERPIALVLVTILIYLWCMIRIVWRISKKIRWSTFRKNYTLRIGTTIVSFCFALSLYGLNTIATGDHTSFQISGLAIGIFLCILYVIRQSFPDFFLEVRKIVEDEKKAKISQISKLDHNLIRDNLKQLFEVDKIYRDESLNLRDLAEKMDLSSHQLSEFLNSEMKKSFYQFTNSYRINEAKDRIQNEPERSLLAIAYDVGFGSKSTFNEAFKKETGTTPREYREKILKKHPIRSSRT, from the coding sequence ATGGATTTATTTTTTCAGACACATTTTGAATCATTGAACTTTTTTCTCTTATTTTCAACCTTACTTGCCTTTCTTTATGCGGTAGGGGAGTTTTTCAGTTATCATAAAAATCGAAAACAAATCTTACTAGGGATTATATTTTTAGGAACTAGTTACCATTTATTCAATTTATACCTGGTTTCTTCTGGGCACATTGATTCTTTTTATCCTATGTATCTAACCAATTTACCCATGATTGCTTGTTTGGGTGTTTTATTAGATGAATATTTTCTCATCGTATTGGAAGGAAAGTTTCGTTCGTTCAGGCGATTGTCGTATCGCCTCGTACCCATTTTGATATCCTTTCTTTTGATCATTGGCTGGAATCTTTGGAACCACACCAATGATTTGCTCAGGCAAAGTCATGGAGAAAATCCATACTTAGAGAGACCAATTGCCTTGGTTCTAGTTACCATTTTGATTTATTTATGGTGTATGATTCGTATTGTCTGGCGTATTTCTAAAAAAATTCGATGGAGTACGTTTCGCAAAAACTACACACTTCGTATTGGAACAACAATTGTAAGTTTTTGTTTTGCTCTATCATTATATGGACTCAATACAATCGCCACTGGGGATCACACTTCTTTCCAAATTTCAGGGCTTGCGATTGGAATTTTTTTATGCATTTTATATGTGATTCGCCAGAGTTTCCCCGATTTCTTTTTGGAAGTTCGTAAGATTGTAGAGGATGAAAAAAAAGCAAAAATCTCTCAGATCTCAAAATTAGATCATAATCTCATCCGTGATAATCTAAAACAATTATTTGAAGTGGATAAGATTTACCGAGATGAATCACTTAACCTTCGTGATCTAGCAGAAAAAATGGACTTAAGTTCACACCAACTCTCTGAGTTTTTGAATTCAGAGATGAAAAAAAGTTTTTATCAGTTCACTAACTCATACAGAATCAACGAAGCCAAAGACCGGATACAAAATGAACCAGAAAGGTCACTACTTGCCATTGCTTATGATGTTGGTTTTGGATCCAAATCTACCTTTAATGAAGCCTTCAAAAAAGAAACTGGCACCACACCAAGAGAATACAGAGAAAAAATACTAAAAAAACATCCTATTCGATCCAGTCGGACGTAG